TTCCCATAGCGCAAGCTAGTAAGAACCCTGAAAGATGATCAGGTTGATAGGTCAGAGGTGGAAGCGCGGTGACGTGTGGAGCTGACTGATACTAATCGTTCGAGGACTTAACCAAAAACGAAAAGCAAAGGCTAGGAGCCGGAGCTGGACAATGATCATTCGTTCTTCTTGAATTCTTCTTACACATTATCTAGTTTTGAGGGAATAAAGATGTTTACAAAGTGAATTATCTTTAAAATTTCTCTTGCAAAATGCAATAAAGACAGTATAATAGATATTGTCTTGAAAAAATGTCTGGTGGCGATGGCGAGAAGGTCACACCCGTTCCCATACCGAACACGGAAGTTAAGCTTCTCAGCGCCGATGGTAGTTGGGGGTTTCCCCCTGTGAGAGTAGGACGCCGCCGGGCAGGATGCATTTTACATCCGTTTTTAAGATACGGATCGTGTATCCAGGTCGGAAAAATATCAATATTCCGCAGTAGCTCAGTGGTAGAGCACTCGGCTGTTAACCGAGCGGTCGTAGGTTCGAATCCTACCTGCGGAGCCAATTTGGAGAGCTGTCCGAGAGGTCGAAGGAGCACGATTGGAAATCGTGTAGACGGTCAACGCTGTCTCAAGGGTTCGAATCCCTTGCTCTCCGCCATAGAAACTTATTTGAATGGCCCCTTGGTCAAGCGGTTAAGACACCGCCCTTTCACGGCGGTAACACGGGTTCGAATCCCGTAGGGGTCACCATTTACTTTAATTAGTAACTTAATAATGGAGGATTAGCTCAGCTGGGAGAGCATCTGCCTTACAAGCAGAGGGTCGGCGGTTCGATCCCGTCATCCTCCACCAGATTTTTTTGCACTAGCGAAAATAATCTTCATTAAGATCGTCGCGGGGTGGAGCAACGAGCGTTACTTCACTGTATGAACTGCGAGTTGTACCGATCGAGCTGCTCCTTGAGCAAGCTTCCTGAGATCGGGACAGTCAATGCTCTCTAAGAGCATAAATCGAATAATATTTTTATTACCGTCGCGGGGTGGAGCAGTCCGGTAGCTCGTCGGGCTCATAACCCGAAGGTCGCAGGTTCAAATCCTGCCCCCGCAATCATGAAGTGCTTTTCAAGTTAATCACTTGAAAAGACTTTGGTCCCGTGGTGTAGCGGTTAACATGCCTGCCTGTCACGCAGGAGATCGCCGGTTCGATCCCGGTCGGGACCGCCATTTTAATTGTGGCTCAGTAGCTCAGTCGGTAGAGCAAGTTGCTCACTTCATCGAATTAGCTTCTGCGGCAACTTGCGAGAAAGACCGAAGGTCATTCGAGCAAAGGACATAAGCCATAAGCCTAACATACTTTAGGCAGCAATATTACATTGGCTCAGTAGCTCAGTCGGTAGAGCAAAGGACTGAAAATCCTTGTGTCGGCGGTTCGATTCCGTCCTGAGCCACCATTTAAAACATTTCCTGGTTCCTCAGGAAATTCAAACAAATGGGTTTTTCAACATCGGAAATGATGTTATAATGGAGGGGTAGCGAAGTGGCTAAACGCGGCGGACTGTAAATCCGCTCCCTCAGGGTTCGGCGGTTCGAATCCGTCCCCCTCCACCATTTAACATAGGGGTATAGTTTAAAGGTAGAACGAAGGTCTCCAAAACCTTTGGTGTGGGTTCGATTCCTACTACCCCTGCCAATTTTATTATGGCGATTGTGGCGAAGTGGTTAACGCATCGGATTGTGGTTCCGACATTCGTGGGTTCGATTCCCATCAGTCGCCCCATTTCAAATCACATATTCAATCATCATTGAATATAATATATTGGGCTATAGCCAAGCGGTAAGGCAACGGACTTTGACTCCGTCATGCGTTGGTTCGAATCCAGCTAGCCCAGCCATTTGCGGAAGTAGTTCAGTGGTAGAATACAACCTTGCCAAGGTTGGGGTCGCGGGTTCGAATCCCGTCTTCCGCTCCAATATAATATGGCGGCATAGCCAAGTGGTAAGGCAAAGGTCTGCAAAACCTTTATTCACCGGTTCAAATCCGGTTGCCGCCTCCATTATCATTATTTATTTAGTGGTTATAGCAGTACTTGAAATCTTAATATGCCGGTGTGGCGGAATTGGCAGACGCGCACGACTCAAAATCGTGTTCCTTCTGGAGTGTCGGTTCGACCCCGACCACCGGTACCATCTTAATTTTAAACAGGGTTTCCTGTTTTCTTTATTTCATAAGGATATGTATGCGGGTGTAGTTTACTGGTAAAACCTCAGCCTTCCAAGCTGATGTAGTGGGTTCGATTCCCATCACCCGCTCCATACATACGCGACTAACGCAGTATTTCGTTTCTTAAAAACGACGTACTGCGTTTTTTTTATCTTTTTTATTTTTTACCGAAGCCATCTGTTAAAGGAAGCAGTCTTCTTATTAACAAGAAAGGGGATGCATCAGCATCCCACAATTCTGTATGTGCCCGTTCCTCCATGAATCTGGGTGAACATGTTCATCAATGATTCGGTCATCTTCTGCATGCTTTCTGGTGAGGATGAGGGTCTCATGTAGACGATCTGCAGCGCGTTTTTTGAGCCTTCTTTTACAGAGGTGCGATCAGAATCGACAAATGGGCTTCCGAATGGACCTAATTCGTCTGCAGATATGATCAAGTTTGCAAGGTTGTTGGTTCTCCCATTCAATCCCGTGTATTCTTCGTTTTGTCCGCCTATTTTAAGGGTGATGTTTCCTTGAAGCTTGTCACTGTCATATACGCCAATTGGAATTTGATATTCTAGTGAGAAGAAATTGTTCAAGTCAATCGCACTATGTATGGATTGAAGATAGTTTTGCCTGGCAATTCTTCGATAGAGAGCTTCTG
The nucleotide sequence above comes from Mesobacillus jeotgali. Encoded proteins:
- a CDS encoding B3/B4 domain-containing protein, encoding MEIQVSRTICDLIPGFSVGVIEYKDIQVGESPQMLKGRLQLFQESIYFDLLEKNVTDLEGIKEWRAIFKTTGKDPNRYRHSAEALYRRIARQNYLQSIHSAIDLNNFFSLEYQIPIGVYDSDKLQGNITLKIGGQNEEYTGLNGRTNNLANLIISADELGPFGSPFVDSDRTSVKEGSKNALQIVYMRPSSSPESMQKMTESLMNMFTQIHGGTGTYRIVGC